A genomic segment from Syngnathus scovelli strain Florida chromosome 3, RoL_Ssco_1.2, whole genome shotgun sequence encodes:
- the LOC125994629 gene encoding arrestin domain-containing protein 2 isoform X1 — MTNEDILHKGLNIKHPMNIEGIVENGFPFHPDGDIDVAPVMEPRHVWMKTFVKRLGSGTVTIVIYTEKKAYKPGEGIQVIVEAINQSTCSLMLKYILQRKQSRISPGKRITGVCPVAEKVAKRVRPYSRKTMLDVITIPRGSPPTISMGSPIELHYELKVCVDMTGSNSAYLSWPIVVRPSSLHSAKRHQQSLKALTLGDVLHPNPNQQMQRPRPRLRKANSIDTPPRF; from the exons ATGACCAATGAAGATATTCTGCATAAAG gttTGAACATTAAACACCCAATGAATATAGAAGGAATTGTTGAAAATGGATTCCCATTCCATCCAGACGGTGACATAGATGTGGCTCCAGTTATG GAACCTCGGCATGTTTGGATGAAGACATTTGTCAAACGCCTTGGCTCTGGAACAGTAACAATTGTTATTTACACCGAAAAGAAGGCCTACAAACCAG GCGAAGGCATCCAAGTCATTGTTGAAGCCATCAACCAGTCGACTTGCTCGTTGATGCTCAAGTACATATTGCAACGGAAGCAAAGTCGGATTTCCCCGGGGAAAAGGATAACTGGCGTGTGTCCAGTCGCTGAGAAAGTTGCCAAGCGTGTTCGCCCCTACAGCAGAAAGACGATGCTCGACGTGATCACCATCCCGAGAGGGAGCCCTCCCACCATCTCCATGGGTTCACCCATTGAACTGCACTACGAGTTGAAG GTCTGTGTGGATATGACTGGCTCAAACTCTGCTTACCTCAGCTGGCCAATAGTTGTGCGCCCCAGCAGTCTACATTCCGCCAAACGACATCAACAGTCACTCAAAGCTTTAACTTTGGGAGATGTTCTTCATCCAAATCCAAACCAGCAAATGCAGAGGCCAAGGCCACGACTACGTAAAGCCAACTCCATAGACACGCCTCCTCGATTTTGA
- the LOC125994623 gene encoding arrestin domain-containing protein 3: protein MTITNFSIEYDSINSQNIFTNGDTINGRIIVEVSKETPIQSLTFIGKGSARVRWQEHHGQHTRYYWSNEKYYEIKQHILRAGTEFIAKGRHVFPFSFNVPNSKMPSTFKSSIGRIVHKLKAELKQSMKLTKKAKAHFTFVSKADMDIPGLMEPQHDCTDKKLTVFGSGTIAMDVYTPKMGYQPGEDIHVKVEIHNQSSRDLKPKFELYRKKSFFAQGHRRLHTQEIVKDKLESVNARSKEVLKKVITIPRNIAPSILNSAIIKLEYRLKIYLDVKYATDPKIKLPIVVLPIFEVPSAKQPPGPAAYGFEEFGNSNQQSWSVAPQFSDVPPPYGAHALYPTKSNSHEYGK from the exons ATGACTATCACAAATTTCTCAATTGAATATGACTCCATCAATAGCCAAAACATCTTCACAAACGGAGATACAATCAATGGAAGGATCATCGTGGAGGTCTCGAAAGAAACGCCAATCCAATCACTAACCTTTATTGGAAAAGGAAGTGCAAGGGTTCGCTGGCAAGAACATCACGGCCAACATACTCGTTACTACTGGTCTAATGAGAAATATTATGAGATCAAACAACATATCTTGAGAGCTG GTACTGAATTTATTGCCAAAGGAAGACATGTGTTCCCCTTTTCTTTCAATGTCCCTAACAG TAAAATGCCATCAACGTTCAAGTCCTCAATTGGTAGAATTGTTCATAAGCTTAAAGCGGAGCTTAAACAATCAATGAAGTTGACCAAAAAAGCAAAAGCCCACTTCACATTTGTCTCCAAAGCAGATATGGATATACCTGGACTTATG gAACCTCAGCATGATTGCACTGATAAAAAACTCACAGTCTTTGGTTCTGGAACCATTGCAATGGATGTTTACACCCCCAAAATGGGATACCAACCAG GCGAAGATATTCACGTCAAAGTTGAAATTCATAACCAATCATCCCGGGACTTGAAGCCCAAATTTGAATTGTACAGAAAGAAGAGTTTCTTTGCTCAAGGTCACAGAAGACTTCACACACAGGAGATTGTTAAGGACAAACTTGAGAGTGTTAATGCCCGTAGCAAAGAGGTCTTGAAGAAGGTCATCACCATCCCCAGGAACATAGCTCCCTCCATTTTGAATTCCGCCATCATCAAGCTGGAATACAGGTTGAAG ATCTATCTGGATGTCAAGTATGCAACAGACCCGAAAATCAAACTTCCAATAGTTGTCCTACCAATATTTGAGGTTCCTTCAGCAAAACAACCTCCAGGTCCCGCTGCTTATGGATTTGAGGAATTTGGGAACTCAAACCAACAAAGCTGGAGCGTAGCACCCCAATTTTCTGATGTCCCTCCGCCATATGGAGCACACGCTTTGTATCCTACCAAGAGTAATTCTCACGAATATGGGAAATGA
- the LOC125994625 gene encoding arrestin domain-containing protein 3 — translation MEVCCLTECSIQSYDKCDFIMSIKIFSVEYDQVNERGTFSPGDVLAGRVTVVASKETKVQSLTVTAKGKAEVKWCNQDGQTKALHQDEEKYFFLEHIILQDKNKGDGTEIIHQGRSVYPFTFVIPNTDMPSSYEGKWGRITYSLQAQLTQSIWSIHKTRIEFPFLTKSEFPFASKSEMLIIGLQERQSATKISFNGAGKVTLNVTSEKLGLTQGETMEVSVDVINSSNRAVTPKFFLCEKQMFVAQLETIVHTNEILFGTGESVSARSSRTIKNVLSIPPQLYPTFFNCSIIKLEYTLKVTLGDPLARDPDIRLPLVILRGSTQPYHQKSKRSRVM, via the exons ATGGAGGTATGCTGCTTGACTGAATGCAGCATCCAAAGCTATGACAAATGTGACTTTATCATGTCTATCAAGATTTTCTCTGTGGAATACGATCAGGTGAATGAAAGAGGAACTTTCTCTCCTGGCGATGTCCTCGCTGGAAGAGTGACTGTGGTGGCCAGCAAGGAGACCAAAGTGCAGTCTTTGACGGTCACTGCGAAAGGAAAGGCTGAGGTCAAATGGTGCAATCAAGATGGACAGACCAAAGCGCTCCACCAAGATGAGGAGAAATATTTCTTTTTGGAACACATTATTcttcaggataaaaataaaggaGATG GAACAGAAATCATTCATCAAGGGAGGAGTGTGTATCCTTTCACCTTTGTGATTCCAAATAC AGACATGCCTTCCTCATACGAAGGAAAATGGGGCAGAATCACGTACAGTTTACAAGCTCAACTGACTCAGTCGATTTGGAGCATCCACAAAACTCGGATTGAGTTCCCATTTCTTACCAAGTCCGAGTTTCCCTTCGCCTCCAAATCAGAAATGTTGATCATCGGACTTCAA GAGCGGCAAAGCGCAACCAAAATTTCATTTAATGGCGCTGGAAAAGTTACCTTGAATGTGACTTCGGAGAAATTGGGACTGACACAAG GTGAAACGATGGAGGTGTCTGTTGACGTAATTAACAGCTCAAATCGTGCAGTAACGCCCAAATTCTTCCTGTGCGagaagcaaatgtttgtcgcccAATTGGAGACAATTGTGCACACAAATGAGATCCTCTTTGGCACTGGAGAATCAGTTTCAGCTCGGAGCAGTCGTACCATAAAAAATGTTCTAAGTATCCCTCCACAGCTCTACCCCACATTCTTCAACTGCTCCATAATCAAGCTCGAATACACGCTCAAG GTCACGCTTGGTGACCCATTGGCAAGAGATCCAGATATCAGACTTCCTCTGGTTATTCTACGGGGTTCAACCCAACCATATCATCAAAAATCTAAAAGATCCCGTGTAATGTAG
- the LOC125994629 gene encoding arrestin domain-containing protein 2 isoform X2 — MNIEGIVENGFPFHPDGDIDVAPVMEPRHVWMKTFVKRLGSGTVTIVIYTEKKAYKPGEGIQVIVEAINQSTCSLMLKYILQRKQSRISPGKRITGVCPVAEKVAKRVRPYSRKTMLDVITIPRGSPPTISMGSPIELHYELKVCVDMTGSNSAYLSWPIVVRPSSLHSAKRHQQSLKALTLGDVLHPNPNQQMQRPRPRLRKANSIDTPPRF, encoded by the exons ATGAATATAGAAGGAATTGTTGAAAATGGATTCCCATTCCATCCAGACGGTGACATAGATGTGGCTCCAGTTATG GAACCTCGGCATGTTTGGATGAAGACATTTGTCAAACGCCTTGGCTCTGGAACAGTAACAATTGTTATTTACACCGAAAAGAAGGCCTACAAACCAG GCGAAGGCATCCAAGTCATTGTTGAAGCCATCAACCAGTCGACTTGCTCGTTGATGCTCAAGTACATATTGCAACGGAAGCAAAGTCGGATTTCCCCGGGGAAAAGGATAACTGGCGTGTGTCCAGTCGCTGAGAAAGTTGCCAAGCGTGTTCGCCCCTACAGCAGAAAGACGATGCTCGACGTGATCACCATCCCGAGAGGGAGCCCTCCCACCATCTCCATGGGTTCACCCATTGAACTGCACTACGAGTTGAAG GTCTGTGTGGATATGACTGGCTCAAACTCTGCTTACCTCAGCTGGCCAATAGTTGTGCGCCCCAGCAGTCTACATTCCGCCAAACGACATCAACAGTCACTCAAAGCTTTAACTTTGGGAGATGTTCTTCATCCAAATCCAAACCAGCAAATGCAGAGGCCAAGGCCACGACTACGTAAAGCCAACTCCATAGACACGCCTCCTCGATTTTGA